The nucleotide window CGAGCCGGTAGGCGCGCAGGGTCAGGCCCACGCCACCCGGCATCGCGATCTCGACAGGCGAGATCCGTACCTCGTCCCACAGCTCACGGCCGGAGAGGTCGTCCTTTACGACGGCCTTCTCGTCCTTGACCGTCGAGCCCTCTTCGGGCGACTGGCTGGTCACGGTGACCTCCGGGTTGGTTCAAGTGAGCTGTTCGGACGGTGAGTCTGGGCACACACCTTAGTGTGCGCCCCTGCGGGGCGGCAGACCGAGGTCAGAAACCCTTCGGGTGCCACACCGTCTTGGTCTCCAGCAGCGCCGTCATCGGGTGCAGGCCGGGGTCGGCGGTGAAGTCGGGCGTGTCGACCGGCGGCCGGACGACCCGCTTGAGGCTGCCAGCCGCGGCCCGCTCCAGGTCGCCGGCGAGTTCCGGGTCGGCGACGCCGGTGAGGTCGAGCGCGTTGACGTCGTCGTGCGAGGCCAGCCAGGGCGCCGTCTCGGCGGGCCGGCCGGTGAGGATGTTGACCACGCCGCCCGGCAGGTCCGAGGTCGCCAGGACCTCGGCGAGGGTCACTGCCGCCTGCGGGGCGCTGACCAGCACCACCACCGTGTTACCGGTGACGATGGCGGGCGCGATGACGCTGACCAGACCGAGGAACGAGGCCGGCGAGACCACGCCGACCACGCCGGTCGGCTCGGGCGCCGAGATGTTGAAGAACGGACCGGCGACCGGGTTCGCGCCGCCGTGCACCTGGGCGATCTTGTCGGACCAGCCCGCGTACCAGACCCAGCGGTCTACGGCCGCGTCCACCTCGGCGGCCGGCACGCCCCGCGCGATGAACTCGTCGCGGCGGGCCTCGACCATCTCGGCGATCCGGTACAGCACCTGACCCCGGTTGTACGCCGTCGCGCCGCCCCACTTGGCCTGCGCCTTGCGGGCCGCGATGACGGCGTCGCGGGCGTCCTTGCGGGAGGCGAGGGCCACGTTGTCGCCGTCCACCAGATAGGTCCGTCCTGATTCGCTGCGCGGGAACGCCCCGCCGATGTACAGCTTGTAGGTCTTGCGCACGGCCAGCCGGCCGGCCCGGGCGGCGGGCGCCTCGGCCGGGGCCGCCGGCACGGCGGCGGTCTTCGCCTTCCGGCCGGCCTTCGCGGCCTTGGCGGCGCGCGTGGCCTTCGTCGGGGAAGTGGGCTCAGGCAAGGTACGCCTCCAGGCCGTGCCGGCCGCCCTCGCGGCCGTAACCGGACTCCTTGTAGCCGCCGAACGGCGACGTCGGGTCGAACTTGTTGAACGTGTTGGCCCACACCACGCCCGCGCGCAGCTTGTCGGCCATGGCGAGGATCAGCGAGCCCTTCTCGGTCCACACGCCGGCCGAGAGCCCGTACGGCGTGTTGTTCGCCTTCTCGATCGCCTCGTCGGGCGTGCGGAAGGTCAGCACCGACAGCACCGGCCCGAAGATCTCCTCGCGGGCGATCCGGTGCGCCTGGGTCACGCCGGTGAAGATGGTCGGCGCGAACCAGAAGCCCTGCGACGGCAGGTCGCACTGCGGCGACCAGCGCTCCGCGCCCTCGGCGGCGCCGATCTCCGACAGCTCGCGGATCCGGGACAGCTGCTCCGCCGAGTTGATCGCGCCGATGTCGGTGTTCTTGTCCAGCGGGTCGCCGACCCGCAGCGTCGACATCCGGCGCTTGAGGGCGGTGAGCACCTCGTCGTACGCGGACTCCTGCACCAGCAGCCGCGACCCGGCGCAGCAGACGTGCCCCTGGTTGAAGAAGATGCCGTTGACGATGCCCTCGACGGCCTGGTCGATCGGCGCGTCGTCGAAGACGATGTTCGCCGCCTTGCCGCCCAGCTCGAGGGTGAGCCGCTTGCGGGTGCCCGCGATCGACCGGGCGATCTGCCGGCCGACCTCGGTCGAGCCGGTGAACGCGACCTTGTTGACGTCGGGGTGCTCGACGAGCGCGCGGCCGGTCTCAC belongs to Amorphoplanes digitatis and includes:
- a CDS encoding aldehyde dehydrogenase family protein; translated protein: MPAAPAEAPAARAGRLAVRKTYKLYIGGAFPRSESGRTYLVDGDNVALASRKDARDAVIAARKAQAKWGGATAYNRGQVLYRIAEMVEARRDEFIARGVPAAEVDAAVDRWVWYAGWSDKIAQVHGGANPVAGPFFNISAPEPTGVVGVVSPASFLGLVSVIAPAIVTGNTVVVLVSAPQAAVTLAEVLATSDLPGGVVNILTGRPAETAPWLASHDDVNALDLTGVADPELAGDLERAAAGSLKRVVRPPVDTPDFTADPGLHPMTALLETKTVWHPKGF
- a CDS encoding aldehyde dehydrogenase family protein is translated as MFEYAPAPESRSIVDIAPSYGLFIDGSFVPASSSGGVFKTVNPASEEVLAEIASAGADDVDLAVAAARRAFGPWSALPGAERAKYLFRIARIIQERSRELAVLESLDNGKPIRESRDVDLPLVAAHFFYYAGWADKLAYAGFGPDPRPLGVAAQVIPWNFPMLMLAWKIAPALAAGNTVVLKPAETTPLSALFFADICRQADLPPGVVNIITGAGETGRALVEHPDVNKVAFTGSTEVGRQIARSIAGTRKRLTLELGGKAANIVFDDAPIDQAVEGIVNGIFFNQGHVCCAGSRLLVQESAYDEVLTALKRRMSTLRVGDPLDKNTDIGAINSAEQLSRIRELSEIGAAEGAERWSPQCDLPSQGFWFAPTIFTGVTQAHRIAREEIFGPVLSVLTFRTPDEAIEKANNTPYGLSAGVWTEKGSLILAMADKLRAGVVWANTFNKFDPTSPFGGYKESGYGREGGRHGLEAYLA